One window of Bacteroides sp. AN502(2024) genomic DNA carries:
- the secE gene encoding preprotein translocase subunit SecE — protein MKKVIAYIKESYDELVHKVSWPTYSELANSAVVVLYASLLIALVVWGMDVCFQNFMEKIVYPH, from the coding sequence ATGAAAAAGGTTATAGCTTATATTAAAGAATCTTACGACGAACTTGTACATAAAGTATCGTGGCCTACGTATTCTGAACTTGCTAACAGTGCAGTAGTTGTTTTATATGCTTCCCTGCTTATTGCATTGGTAGTATGGGGTATGGATGTCTGTTTCCAGAATTTCATGGAAAAAATCGTTTATCCACATTAA
- the nusG gene encoding transcription termination/antitermination protein NusG translates to MAEIEKKWYVLRAISGKEAKVKEYIEADLKNSDLGEYVSQVLIPTEKVYQVRNGKKIVKERSYLPGYVLVEAALVGEVAHHLRNTPNVIGFLGGSEKPVPLRQSEVNRILGTVDELQETGEELNIPYVVGETVKVTFGPFSGFSGIIEEVNSEKKKLKVMVKIFGRKTPLELGFMQVEKE, encoded by the coding sequence ATGGCTGAGATTGAAAAAAAATGGTACGTTTTGCGTGCTATTAGTGGAAAAGAAGCTAAGGTAAAGGAATATATTGAAGCTGATCTGAAGAACAGCGACCTTGGTGAATATGTATCTCAGGTATTGATTCCTACTGAAAAAGTTTACCAGGTTCGCAATGGTAAAAAAATTGTGAAAGAAAGGAGTTATCTTCCTGGTTATGTTTTGGTGGAGGCTGCCTTGGTTGGTGAGGTCGCTCATCATCTACGCAATACTCCGAATGTGATAGGCTTTTTAGGTGGTTCCGAAAAACCGGTGCCGCTCAGACAATCAGAAGTGAATCGTATACTTGGTACAGTGGACGAACTGCAGGAAACGGGTGAAGAACTCAATATTCCGTACGTGGTGGGTGAAACTGTAAAAGTTACTTTTGGACCTTTCAGCGGATTCAGTGGTATCATTGAAGAAGTGAATAGTGAAAAAAAGAAACTGAAGGTTATGGTAAAGATATTCGGGCGCAAAACTCCGCTTGAATTGGGCTTTATGCAAGTGGAAAAGGAATAA
- the rplK gene encoding 50S ribosomal protein L11, which produces MAKEVAGLIKLQIKGGAANPSPPVGPALGSKGINIMEFCKQFNARTQDKAGKILPVIITYYADKSFDFVIKTPPVAIQLLEVAKVKSGSAEPNRKKVAELTWEQIRTIAQDKMVDLNCFTVEAAMRMVAGTARSMGIAVKGEFPVNN; this is translated from the coding sequence ATGGCTAAAGAAGTTGCTGGACTAATCAAGTTACAGATTAAAGGAGGCGCTGCAAATCCATCACCTCCCGTTGGACCTGCTTTGGGTTCTAAGGGTATCAATATCATGGAATTTTGCAAGCAATTCAATGCCAGAACCCAAGACAAAGCAGGTAAAATTCTGCCTGTTATCATTACTTACTACGCAGATAAGTCTTTCGATTTTGTAATCAAGACTCCTCCCGTTGCTATTCAATTACTTGAAGTAGCTAAGGTAAAGAGTGGTTCTGCTGAGCCTAACCGTAAGAAAGTTGCCGAGCTTACTTGGGAACAGATTCGTACGATTGCTCAGGATAAAATGGTTGACTTGAACTGTTTTACTGTGGAAGCTGCCATGAGAATGGTTGCAGGTACAGCTAGAAGTATGGGTATCGCTGTAAAAGGGGAGTTCCCGGTTAATAACTAA
- the rplA gene encoding 50S ribosomal protein L1, whose protein sequence is MGKLTKNQKLAAEKIEAGKAYSLKEAASLVKEITFSKFDASLDIDVRLGVDPRKANQMVRGVVSLPHGTGKEVRVLVLCTPDAEAAAKEAGADYVGLDEYIEKIKGGWTDIDVIITMPSIMGKIGALGRVLGPRGLMPNPKSGTVTMDVAKAVKEVKQGKIDFKVDKSGIVHTSIGKVSFSSDQIRDNAKEFISTLNKLKPTAAKGTYIKSIYLSSTMSAGIKIDPKSVDEI, encoded by the coding sequence ATGGGTAAACTGACAAAAAATCAAAAGTTAGCTGCAGAAAAAATTGAAGCAGGGAAGGCATACTCACTGAAAGAAGCTGCATCTTTGGTAAAAGAAATCACTTTTTCCAAGTTTGATGCTTCACTGGATATTGATGTACGTTTAGGGGTTGACCCACGTAAAGCTAACCAGATGGTGAGAGGTGTTGTTTCACTTCCTCATGGTACTGGTAAAGAGGTACGTGTGTTGGTACTCTGTACACCGGATGCTGAAGCTGCTGCAAAAGAAGCTGGTGCTGATTATGTTGGTCTTGACGAATATATTGAAAAGATCAAAGGTGGATGGACTGATATTGATGTAATCATTACTATGCCATCTATTATGGGTAAAATTGGTGCACTCGGTCGTGTACTCGGTCCTCGTGGATTGATGCCGAACCCTAAGAGTGGTACTGTAACTATGGATGTTGCTAAGGCTGTAAAAGAAGTAAAACAAGGTAAAATTGACTTTAAGGTTGATAAGAGCGGTATTGTTCATACTTCTATCGGTAAGGTGTCATTTAGCTCTGATCAGATTCGCGATAATGCGAAAGAGTTTATCTCCACTCTGAACAAACTGAAACCGACCGCAGCAAAGGGTACATATATTAAGAGTATTTATCTTTCTAGTACAATGAGTGCGGGTATTAAGATCGACCCGAAATCAGTGGATGAAATCTAA
- the rplJ gene encoding 50S ribosomal protein L10, whose protein sequence is MRKEDKSTIIEQIAATVKEYGHFYLVDVTAMDAAATSALRRDCFKSDIKLMVVKNTLFHKALESLEGDFSPLYSSLKGTTAVMFSNTANVPAKLIKDKAKDGIPGLKAAYAEESFYIGADQLDALVSIKSKNEVIADIVALLQSPAKNVISALQSGGNTLHGVLKTLGERPEA, encoded by the coding sequence ATGAGAAAGGAAGATAAAAGTACGATTATAGAGCAAATTGCTGCTACAGTAAAGGAATATGGTCACTTCTACTTGGTAGATGTTACAGCTATGGATGCTGCTGCTACCAGCGCATTGCGAAGAGATTGCTTTAAATCAGATATCAAATTGATGGTGGTTAAAAACACTCTGTTTCACAAGGCACTCGAAAGTTTGGAAGGAGACTTTTCACCTCTTTACAGTTCTTTGAAAGGTACTACTGCTGTTATGTTTAGCAATACAGCAAACGTTCCTGCTAAGCTGATCAAAGACAAAGCAAAAGACGGTATTCCCGGACTGAAAGCGGCATATGCAGAAGAAAGCTTCTATATTGGTGCTGACCAATTGGATGCTCTCGTTTCAATCAAGAGTAAAAATGAAGTTATTGCCGATATCGTTGCCTTGTTGCAATCTCCGGCCAAGAATGTTATTTCTGCTCTTCAATCAGGTGGTAACACCTTGCACGGAGTTCTCAAGACTCTTGGTGAACGTCCCGAAGCGTAA
- the rplL gene encoding 50S ribosomal protein L7/L12 has translation MADLKAFAEQLVNLTVKEVNELATILKEEYGIEPAAAAVAVAAGPAAGAAAAEEKTSFDVVLKSAGAAKLQVVKAVKEACGLGLKEAKDLVDGAPSTVKEGLAKDEAESLKKTLEEAGAEVELK, from the coding sequence ATGGCAGATTTGAAAGCTTTTGCAGAACAATTAGTTAACTTGACAGTAAAAGAAGTTAATGAACTTGCAACTATCCTTAAAGAAGAATACGGTATTGAACCTGCTGCTGCAGCTGTAGCTGTTGCTGCTGGTCCTGCAGCTGGTGCTGCTGCCGCAGAAGAAAAGACTTCTTTCGATGTAGTATTGAAGAGCGCTGGTGCAGCTAAACTTCAGGTAGTTAAGGCCGTTAAGGAAGCTTGTGGTCTTGGTTTGAAAGAAGCTAAAGACTTGGTAGACGGTGCTCCTAGCACAGTTAAAGAAGGTTTGGCTAAAGACGAAGCAGAATCATTGAAGAAAACATTGGAAGAAGCTGGAGCTGAAGTTGAACTTAAATAA
- the rpoC gene encoding DNA-directed RNA polymerase subunit beta' gives MAFRKENKTKSNFSKISIGLASPEEILENSSGEVLKPETINYRTYKPERDGLFCERIFGPIKDYECHCGKYKRIRYKGIVCDRCGVEVTEKKVRRERMGHIQLVVPVAHIWYFRSLPNKIGYLLGLPTKKLDSIIYYERYVVIQPGVKAEDGVAEYDLLSEEEYLDILDTLPKDNQYLEDNDPNKFVAKMGAEAIYDLLARLDLDALSYELRHRAGNDASQQRKNEALKRLQVVESFRASRGRNKPEWMIVRIVPVIPPELRPLVPLDGGRFATSDLNDLYRRVIIRNNRLKRLIEIKAPEVILRNEKRMLQESVDSLFDNSRKSSAVKTDANRPLKSLSDSLKGKQGRFRQNLLGKRVDYSARSVIVVGPELKMGECGIPKLMAAELYKPFIIRKLIERGIVKTVKSAKKIVDRKEPVIWDILEHVMKGHPVLLNRAPTLHRLGIQAFQPKMIEGKAIQLHPLACTAFNADFDGDQMAVHLPLSNEAILEAQMLMLQSHNILNPANGAPITVPAQDMVLGLYYITKLRAGAKGEGLTFYGPEEALIAYNEGKVDIHAPVKVIVKDVDENGNIVDVMRETSVGRVIVNEIVPPEAGYINTIISKKSLRDIISNVIKVCGVAKAADFLDGIKNLGYQMAFKGGLSFNLGDIIIPKEKEALVQKGYDEVEQVVNNYNMGFITNNERYNQVIDIWTHVNSELSNILMKTISSDDQGFNSVYMMLDSGARGSKEQIRQLSGMRGLMAKPQKAGAEGGQIIENPILSNFKEGLSVLEYFISTHGARKGLADTALKTADAGYLTRRLVDVSHDVIITEEDCGTLRGLVCTDLKNNDEVIATLYERILGRVSVHDIIHPTTGELLVAGGEEITEEIAKKIQESPIESVEIRSVLTCEAKKGVCAKCYGRNLATSRMVQKGEAVGVIAAQSIGEPGTQLTLRTFHAGGTAANIAANASIVAKNNARLEFEELRTVDIVDEMGESAKVVVGRLAEVRFVDVNTGIVLSTHNVPYGSTLYVGDGDLVEKGKLIAKWDPFNAVIITEATGKIEFEGVIENVTYKVESDEATGLREIIIIESKDKTKVPTAHILTEDGDLIRTYNLPVGGHVIIENGQKVRAGEVIVKIPRAVGKAGDITGGLPRVTELFEARNPSNPAVVSEIDGEVTMGKIKRGNREIIVTSKTGEVKKYLVALSKQILVQENDYVRAGTPLSDGAITPADILAIKGPTAVQEYIVNEVQDVYRLQGVKINDKHFEIIVRQMMRKVQIEEPGDTRFLEQQVVDKLEFMEENDRIWGKKVVVNAGDSQNLQPGQIVTARKLRDENSMLKRRDLKPVEVRDAVAATSTQILQGITRAALQTSSFMSAASFQETTKVLNEAAINGKIDKLEGMKENVICGHLIPAGTGQREFEKLIVGSKEEYDRILANKKTVLDYNEVE, from the coding sequence ATGGCTTTTAGAAAAGAAAATAAGACGAAAAGTAATTTCTCGAAGATCTCAATTGGTCTGGCTTCTCCGGAAGAAATCCTTGAGAACTCGAGTGGTGAAGTTTTGAAGCCTGAAACCATTAATTACCGTACGTACAAGCCCGAACGTGATGGTTTGTTCTGCGAGCGCATCTTTGGTCCTATCAAGGATTATGAATGTCATTGCGGTAAATATAAGCGTATCCGTTATAAAGGTATCGTCTGCGACCGTTGTGGTGTGGAAGTTACTGAAAAGAAAGTACGCCGTGAACGTATGGGACATATTCAGTTGGTTGTGCCGGTGGCTCACATCTGGTATTTCCGTTCGCTCCCTAATAAAATCGGTTATTTGCTCGGACTGCCGACAAAGAAACTGGATTCGATTATATATTACGAACGTTATGTTGTTATTCAGCCGGGTGTAAAAGCTGAAGATGGTGTAGCTGAATATGATTTACTTTCTGAAGAAGAATATCTGGATATTTTGGATACGCTTCCAAAAGATAATCAATATCTCGAAGATAATGATCCGAACAAATTTGTTGCGAAGATGGGGGCTGAGGCAATCTATGATTTGCTGGCTCGTTTGGATTTGGATGCTTTGTCTTACGAGTTGCGTCACCGTGCAGGTAACGATGCTTCACAGCAACGTAAGAATGAAGCTTTGAAACGTCTTCAGGTAGTAGAATCGTTCCGTGCATCGCGTGGACGCAACAAACCGGAATGGATGATTGTGCGTATCGTACCGGTTATTCCGCCCGAACTTCGTCCATTGGTTCCGTTGGATGGTGGTCGTTTTGCTACCTCTGACTTGAATGACCTTTATCGTCGTGTGATTATCCGTAATAACCGTCTGAAACGGCTGATTGAAATCAAGGCTCCGGAAGTGATTTTGCGTAATGAAAAGCGCATGCTTCAGGAATCTGTCGATTCTTTGTTCGACAACTCACGTAAGTCAAGTGCTGTGAAGACAGACGCTAATCGCCCGTTGAAGTCATTGTCTGATAGCTTGAAAGGTAAGCAAGGACGTTTCCGCCAGAACCTGCTGGGTAAACGTGTTGACTACTCTGCTCGTTCGGTAATCGTTGTGGGCCCGGAATTGAAGATGGGTGAATGCGGTATTCCTAAATTGATGGCTGCCGAATTGTACAAGCCGTTTATTATTCGTAAGCTCATCGAACGTGGTATTGTTAAGACTGTGAAGTCTGCTAAGAAGATTGTTGACCGTAAGGAACCGGTGATTTGGGATATTTTGGAACATGTAATGAAAGGGCATCCAGTACTGTTGAACCGTGCTCCGACATTGCACCGTTTGGGTATTCAGGCTTTCCAGCCTAAGATGATCGAAGGTAAGGCTATCCAATTGCACCCGTTGGCATGTACGGCATTCAACGCTGACTTTGACGGTGACCAGATGGCTGTCCATTTGCCTTTGAGTAATGAAGCTATTTTGGAAGCACAAATGTTGATGCTTCAATCACATAATATTTTGAACCCGGCAAATGGTGCGCCTATTACTGTGCCAGCACAGGATATGGTTCTTGGTTTGTACTATATAACCAAGTTGCGCGCCGGTGCAAAAGGTGAAGGGTTAACATTCTACGGACCGGAAGAGGCGTTGATCGCTTACAATGAAGGTAAGGTAGATATTCATGCTCCGGTAAAAGTGATCGTAAAAGACGTTGATGAAAATGGTAACATTGTAGATGTAATGCGTGAAACTTCGGTAGGACGTGTGATTGTTAATGAAATCGTTCCGCCTGAAGCAGGCTATATCAATACAATTATCTCTAAGAAATCTCTTCGTGATATTATTAGTAATGTAATTAAGGTTTGTGGTGTAGCTAAGGCTGCCGACTTCCTGGACGGAATCAAGAATTTAGGTTATCAGATGGCGTTCAAGGGTGGGTTGTCATTCAACTTGGGCGATATCATTATTCCGAAAGAAAAAGAAGCTCTGGTACAGAAAGGTTACGATGAAGTTGAACAAGTCGTAAACAACTATAACATGGGTTTCATTACTAACAATGAACGTTACAATCAGGTGATCGACATTTGGACACATGTAAACTCCGAGTTGTCGAATATCCTGATGAAAACAATTTCTTCGGATGATCAGGGGTTCAACTCTGTATATATGATGCTTGACTCAGGTGCCCGTGGTTCTAAAGAACAGATTCGTCAGTTGTCAGGTATGCGTGGTTTGATGGCAAAACCACAGAAAGCAGGTGCTGAAGGTGGTCAGATTATCGAGAATCCGATTTTGTCAAACTTTAAAGAAGGCCTTTCGGTGTTGGAGTACTTTATCTCTACCCACGGTGCTCGTAAAGGTTTGGCGGATACTGCTTTGAAGACTGCTGATGCTGGTTATCTGACTCGTCGTCTGGTGGATGTATCACACGATGTGATTATTACAGAAGAAGACTGCGGTACACTTCGTGGATTGGTTTGTACGGACCTTAAGAACAACGATGAAGTTATTGCTACTCTGTATGAACGTATCTTAGGTCGTGTCTCTGTCCATGATATTATTCATCCTACTACAGGCGAATTGCTTGTTGCTGGTGGTGAAGAAATCACAGAAGAAATTGCCAAGAAGATTCAAGAATCTCCGATTGAGAGCGTTGAAATTCGTTCGGTATTGACTTGTGAGGCTAAGAAGGGTGTTTGTGCTAAATGTTACGGCCGTAACTTGGCAACGAGCCGCATGGTTCAGAAGGGTGAAGCTGTCGGTGTAATCGCTGCTCAGTCTATTGGTGAGCCGGGTACGCAGTTGACATTGCGTACATTCCATGCCGGTGGTACTGCTGCGAACATTGCAGCCAATGCAAGTATCGTTGCTAAGAATAATGCACGTCTTGAGTTTGAAGAGTTGCGCACGGTAGATATCGTTGATGAGATGGGGGAATCTGCAAAAGTAGTAGTAGGCCGTTTGGCTGAAGTACGCTTTGTAGATGTGAACACAGGCATTGTTCTTTCTACTCATAACGTTCCTTATGGTTCAACACTGTATGTAGGTGATGGTGACTTGGTTGAGAAGGGCAAGCTGATTGCCAAGTGGGACCCGTTCAATGCTGTTATTATCACAGAAGCAACTGGTAAGATCGAATTTGAGGGCGTAATTGAAAACGTTACTTATAAGGTTGAATCGGATGAAGCAACAGGTCTCCGCGAAATTATTATTATTGAATCTAAGGATAAAACCAAAGTTCCTACAGCTCATATTTTGACAGAGGACGGTGATTTAATCCGTACTTATAACTTGCCGGTAGGTGGTCACGTAATCATTGAGAACGGTCAGAAGGTAAGAGCGGGTGAAGTAATCGTGAAGATTCCGCGTGCCGTAGGTAAGGCGGGTGATATCACGGGTGGTCTTCCTCGTGTTACTGAATTGTTTGAAGCCCGTAACCCGTCAAATCCAGCTGTCGTTTCTGAAATTGACGGTGAGGTGACAATGGGTAAGATCAAACGTGGTAACCGCGAGATCATTGTGACTTCCAAGACTGGTGAGGTTAAGAAATACTTGGTTGCATTGTCTAAGCAGATTTTGGTGCAGGAAAATGACTATGTGCGTGCTGGTACTCCGTTGTCTGATGGTGCAATTACTCCGGCAGATATTTTGGCAATCAAAGGTCCTACGGCTGTACAGGAATATATTGTGAATGAAGTTCAGGATGTATACCGTTTGCAGGGTGTGAAGATTAACGATAAGCACTTTGAGATTATTGTTCGTCAGATGATGCGTAAGGTACAGATCGAAGAACCGGGAGATACTCGCTTCTTGGAACAACAAGTTGTTGATAAGTTGGAATTTATGGAAGAGAATGATCGTATTTGGGGTAAAAAAGTTGTAGTGAATGCTGGTGATTCTCAGAACCTGCAACCAGGGCAGATTGTTACTGCCCGTAAATTGCGTGATGAGAACAGTATGTTGAAACGCCGTGACTTGAAGCCTGTTGAGGTTCGTGACGCTGTTGCTGCTACCTCTACTCAGATCCTTCAGGGTATTACCCGTGCTGCTTTGCAGACTTCAAGCTTCATGTCGGCTGCTTCTTTCCAGGAAACAACTAAAGTTTTGAATGAGGCTGCTATCAACGGTAAAATCGATAAGCTGGAAGGTATGAAGGAAAATGTGATTTGTGGTCACTTGATTCCTGCCGGTACAGGTCAGCGTGAATTCGAGAAACTTATTGTTGGATCAAAAGAAGAATATGATCGTATCTTGGCTAACAAGAAAACAGTACTTGACTAC